One Globicephala melas chromosome 17, mGloMel1.2, whole genome shotgun sequence DNA window includes the following coding sequences:
- the OPRK1 gene encoding kappa-type opioid receptor isoform X2 — protein sequence MPARPSGCPSLAAWYLQSQEAGMGDTPHSSVLMKAFALCRYTKMKTATNIYIFNLALADALVTTTMPFQSTVYLMNSWPFGDVLCKIVISIDYYNMFTSIFTLTMMSVDRYIAVCHPVKALDFRTPLKAKVINICIWILSSSVGISAIVLGGTRVREDMDVVECSLQFPDDDYSWWDLVMKICVFVFAFVIPVFIIIVCYTLMILRLKSVRLLSGSREKDRNLRRITRLVLVVVAVFVICWTPIHIFILVEALGSSSYSTAALSSYYFCIALGYTNSSLNPILYAFLDENFKRCFRDFCFPIKMRMERQGTDRVRNTVQDPAHLRDADGINKPV from the exons CCATCACTAGCAGCCTGGTACCTGCAGTCACAAGAGGCAGGAATGGGAGACACGCCCCACTCCTCTGTTCTCATGAAAGCTTTTGCTCTTTGCAG ATACACAAAGATGAAGACGGCAACCAACATCTATATATTTAACCTGGCTTTAGCAGATGCTTTGGTTACCACGACCATGCCCTTCCAGAGCACGGTCTATCTGATGAACTCCTGGCCCTTTGGGGACGTGCTGTGCAAGATCGTCATCTCCATCGACTACTACAACATGTTCACCAGCATCTTCACCTTGACCATGATGAGCGTGGACCGGTACATCGCTGTGTGCCACCCAGTCAAGGCTCTCGACTTCCGCACGCCCCTGAAGGCAAAGGTCATCAACATCTGTATTTGGATCCTGTCTTCATCTGTTGGCATCTCTGCCATAGTCCTTGGAGGAACCAGAGTCAGGGAAG ACATGGACGTCGTCGAGTGCTCCTTGCAGTTCCCGGATGACGACTACTCCTGGTGGGACCTCGTCATGAAGATCTGTGTCTTCGTCTTTGCCTTCGTGATCCCCGTCTTCATCATCATCGTCTGCTACACCCTCATGATCCTGCGCTTAAAAAGCGTCCGGCTCCTTTCCGGCTCCCGAGAGAAAGACCGCAACCTCCGTCGCATCACCAGGCTTGTCCTGGTGGTGGTGGCGGTCTTCGTCATCTGCTGGACCCCCATCCACATCTTCATCCTCGTGGAGGCCCTGGGCAGCAGCTCCTACAGCACGGCTGCGCTCTCCAGCTATTACTTCTGTATCGCCTTAGGCTACACCAACAGCAGCCTAAACCCCATTCTCTATGCGTTTCTCGATGAAAACTTCAAGCGGTGTTTCAGGGACTTCTGCTTTCCAATTAAGATGAGGATGGAGCGCCAGGGCACTGACAGAGTCAGAAACACCGTTCAGGATCCTGCCCACCTGAGGGATGCTGATGGGATAAATAAACCAGTATGA
- the OPRK1 gene encoding kappa-type opioid receptor isoform X3: MKTATNIYIFNLALADALVTTTMPFQSTVYLMNSWPFGDVLCKIVISIDYYNMFTSIFTLTMMSVDRYIAVCHPVKALDFRTPLKAKVINICIWILSSSVGISAIVLGGTRVREDMDVVECSLQFPDDDYSWWDLVMKICVFVFAFVIPVFIIIVCYTLMILRLKSVRLLSGSREKDRNLRRITRLVLVVVAVFVICWTPIHIFILVEALGSSSYSTAALSSYYFCIALGYTNSSLNPILYAFLDENFKRCFRDFCFPIKMRMERQGTDRVRNTVQDPAHLRDADGINKPV, encoded by the exons ATGAAGACGGCAACCAACATCTATATATTTAACCTGGCTTTAGCAGATGCTTTGGTTACCACGACCATGCCCTTCCAGAGCACGGTCTATCTGATGAACTCCTGGCCCTTTGGGGACGTGCTGTGCAAGATCGTCATCTCCATCGACTACTACAACATGTTCACCAGCATCTTCACCTTGACCATGATGAGCGTGGACCGGTACATCGCTGTGTGCCACCCAGTCAAGGCTCTCGACTTCCGCACGCCCCTGAAGGCAAAGGTCATCAACATCTGTATTTGGATCCTGTCTTCATCTGTTGGCATCTCTGCCATAGTCCTTGGAGGAACCAGAGTCAGGGAAG ACATGGACGTCGTCGAGTGCTCCTTGCAGTTCCCGGATGACGACTACTCCTGGTGGGACCTCGTCATGAAGATCTGTGTCTTCGTCTTTGCCTTCGTGATCCCCGTCTTCATCATCATCGTCTGCTACACCCTCATGATCCTGCGCTTAAAAAGCGTCCGGCTCCTTTCCGGCTCCCGAGAGAAAGACCGCAACCTCCGTCGCATCACCAGGCTTGTCCTGGTGGTGGTGGCGGTCTTCGTCATCTGCTGGACCCCCATCCACATCTTCATCCTCGTGGAGGCCCTGGGCAGCAGCTCCTACAGCACGGCTGCGCTCTCCAGCTATTACTTCTGTATCGCCTTAGGCTACACCAACAGCAGCCTAAACCCCATTCTCTATGCGTTTCTCGATGAAAACTTCAAGCGGTGTTTCAGGGACTTCTGCTTTCCAATTAAGATGAGGATGGAGCGCCAGGGCACTGACAGAGTCAGAAACACCGTTCAGGATCCTGCCCACCTGAGGGATGCTGATGGGATAAATAAACCAGTATGA